A stretch of Lepisosteus oculatus isolate fLepOcu1 chromosome 11, fLepOcu1.hap2, whole genome shotgun sequence DNA encodes these proteins:
- the il12ba gene encoding interleukin-12 subunit beta isoform X1 has translation MIIVSKMTCALQLFCVLLLALQQARSSDQEEPSKYWVFRPNVIVLDVDLTKSTSSHVELSCGEAHQLRDVHWKKDNRKLRERGNVITVEVVEMFGGNYTCHDSSGATLNHTLVLVQETNNEKGPFPKTILKNEENNYITCKAKNYSGDFECSWQLQENREDATLFVSAERLASSEVSSISCTMDEHESKASCQDSSFCPYREERDRINFTLYATHLYRFEEYSKVFYIHEILKPDSPENLKVCRINVTWDYPANWKHSRSYFPLTFQVKVVKGSCDSLQAQPTGTDEATSLKLSKKYRHKGNSICVRAKDMFCDSAWSDWKQANHEPQRRKRNPAHSHHRPQGFSQ, from the exons ATGATTATTGTATCTAAG ATGACGTGTGCTTTGCAGTTATTTTGTGTTCTGCTTCTGGCTCTACAACAAGCAAGGAGCAGCGATCAAGAAGAACCCTCTAAATACTGGGTCTTCAGACCGAACG TCATCGTCCTGGATGTTGACCTCACCAAGAGCACTTCCTCTCACGTCGAGCTGAGCTGTGGAGAGGCCCACCAGCTCCGGGATGTCCACTGGAAGAAGGACAACCGGAAATTGAGAGAACGCGGGAACGTGATCACGGTGGAGGTGGTGGAGATGTTCGGCGGGAATTACACCTGCCACGACAGCTCTGGCGCCACGCTCAACCACACCCTGGTCCTGGTGCAGGAGACGAATAACGAGAAAGGTCCCTTCCCCAAGACCATCCTCAAGAACGAAG AAAACAACTACATTACCTGCAAAGCGAAAAACTACTCGGGAGACTTCGAGTGCTCTTGGCAGCTGCAGGAGAATCGTGAAGATGCCACGCTGTTCGTCTCTGCAGAGCGGCTGGC GTCATCAGAGGTGAGCAGCATCTCCTGCACTATGGATGAACATGAGTCCAAAGCAAGCTGTCAAGACTCCTCCTTCTGCCCGTACAGAGAGGAGCGCGACCGGATCAATTTTACTCTGTACGCCACGCACCTGTACCGCTTTGAAGAGTATTCTAAAGTCTTCTACATTCATGAAATCT TGAAGCCCGACAGCCCTGAAAACTTGAAGGTTTGTCGGATTAACGTGACGTGGGATTACCCCGCAAACTGGAAGCACAGCCGCTCCTACTTCCCTCTCACATTCCAGGTCAAAGTGGTGAAAGGCAGCTGTGACAGTCTGCAGGCTCAGCCAACTGGCACCGACGAG GCCACTTCCCTAAAATTGTCAAAGAAATACAGACACAAGGGAAACAGCATCTGCGTCCGCGCCAAAGacatgttctgtgattcagcCTGGAGTGACTGGAAGCAGGCAAA CCATGAAccgcaaagaagaaaaagaaatcccGCGCATAGCCATCACAGGCCCCAGGGTTTCTCACAGTGA
- the il12ba gene encoding interleukin-12 subunit beta isoform X2, with amino-acid sequence MTCALQLFCVLLLALQQARSSDQEEPSKYWVFRPNVIVLDVDLTKSTSSHVELSCGEAHQLRDVHWKKDNRKLRERGNVITVEVVEMFGGNYTCHDSSGATLNHTLVLVQETNNEKGPFPKTILKNEENNYITCKAKNYSGDFECSWQLQENREDATLFVSAERLASSEVSSISCTMDEHESKASCQDSSFCPYREERDRINFTLYATHLYRFEEYSKVFYIHEILKPDSPENLKVCRINVTWDYPANWKHSRSYFPLTFQVKVVKGSCDSLQAQPTGTDEATSLKLSKKYRHKGNSICVRAKDMFCDSAWSDWKQANHEPQRRKRNPAHSHHRPQGFSQ; translated from the exons ATGACGTGTGCTTTGCAGTTATTTTGTGTTCTGCTTCTGGCTCTACAACAAGCAAGGAGCAGCGATCAAGAAGAACCCTCTAAATACTGGGTCTTCAGACCGAACG TCATCGTCCTGGATGTTGACCTCACCAAGAGCACTTCCTCTCACGTCGAGCTGAGCTGTGGAGAGGCCCACCAGCTCCGGGATGTCCACTGGAAGAAGGACAACCGGAAATTGAGAGAACGCGGGAACGTGATCACGGTGGAGGTGGTGGAGATGTTCGGCGGGAATTACACCTGCCACGACAGCTCTGGCGCCACGCTCAACCACACCCTGGTCCTGGTGCAGGAGACGAATAACGAGAAAGGTCCCTTCCCCAAGACCATCCTCAAGAACGAAG AAAACAACTACATTACCTGCAAAGCGAAAAACTACTCGGGAGACTTCGAGTGCTCTTGGCAGCTGCAGGAGAATCGTGAAGATGCCACGCTGTTCGTCTCTGCAGAGCGGCTGGC GTCATCAGAGGTGAGCAGCATCTCCTGCACTATGGATGAACATGAGTCCAAAGCAAGCTGTCAAGACTCCTCCTTCTGCCCGTACAGAGAGGAGCGCGACCGGATCAATTTTACTCTGTACGCCACGCACCTGTACCGCTTTGAAGAGTATTCTAAAGTCTTCTACATTCATGAAATCT TGAAGCCCGACAGCCCTGAAAACTTGAAGGTTTGTCGGATTAACGTGACGTGGGATTACCCCGCAAACTGGAAGCACAGCCGCTCCTACTTCCCTCTCACATTCCAGGTCAAAGTGGTGAAAGGCAGCTGTGACAGTCTGCAGGCTCAGCCAACTGGCACCGACGAG GCCACTTCCCTAAAATTGTCAAAGAAATACAGACACAAGGGAAACAGCATCTGCGTCCGCGCCAAAGacatgttctgtgattcagcCTGGAGTGACTGGAAGCAGGCAAA CCATGAAccgcaaagaagaaaaagaaatcccGCGCATAGCCATCACAGGCCCCAGGGTTTCTCACAGTGA